The proteins below are encoded in one region of Coffea arabica cultivar ET-39 chromosome 4c, Coffea Arabica ET-39 HiFi, whole genome shotgun sequence:
- the LOC140004858 gene encoding uncharacterized protein: protein MAPHEKRGGRPFVVAKGVEFMSFLKETGIFYVGFLGPNFTWCNNQRGRDRVSKRLDRLLVNRKFLDFYVAIFVVHLTRHPSDHTPLKISFASRIDNKPRPFRFLNVWMTKPELLEVIRHAWGQEASGSPLRVLCSKLLATRRAIQVWNKQYFEHVFDAVREVEATVQRAEKAVDHDDSEAGQVKLRKAQAELCYALSIEKQYWSQKTRVKWFRSGDSNSRYFHAVVKQRRVQGMIHRIKKSNGDWVNTDAEIASKAITYCSNLFSGPLESASNMLHLILPLIIGEDNRMLEAVPSIEEIYQVVRVMEKDNATGPNGFMGKFYTFTWEVVAQDVYNAVLSFFCGVELPRFITSTSIVLLPKVLNPQDLSQFRPISLCNFFNKLLSRILADRVAGVLPKIIFPSSQGLLRAVIYLRTTC from the coding sequence ATGGCTCCTCATGAAAAACGGGGAGGCCGCCCGTTTGTTGTAGCTAAGGGGGTGGAGTTTATGTCCTTCTTGAAGGAGACTGGGATTTTTTATGTGGGCTTTTTGGGACCTAACTTCACATGGTGTAATAATCAGAGAGGTAGAGATAGAGTTTCGAAGAGATTGGACAGGCTGTTAGTCAATAggaaatttttggatttttatgTAGCCATTTTTGTGGTTCATTTGACGAGACATCCCTCGGACCATACGCCGTTGAAGATTTCATTTGCATCTCGGATTGACAATAAGCCAAGGCCATTCCGATTCTTGAATGTCTGGATGACTAAACCAGAGCTCTTAGAGGTGATTAGACATGCCTGGGGTCAAGAAGCAAGTGGTTCCCCATTGCGTGTTTTGTGCTCTAAATTATTGGCGACGAGGAGGGCTATTCAGGTCTGGAACAAGCAATATTTTGAACATGTGTTCGATGCTGTTCGTGAGGTGGAGGCTACGGTGCAAAGGGCTGAGAAGGCCGTGGATCATGATGATTCGGAAGCGGGTCAAGTTAAGCTCAGGAAGGCTCAAGCGGAGCTATGTTATGCCTTGTCTATTGAAAAGCAGTACTGGAGTCAAAAGACTCGAGTAAAATGGTTTCGAAGTGGAGATAGTAATTCAAGGTATTTTCATGCGGTGGTAAAGCAGAGACGGGTCCAAGGAATGATACATCGAATAAAGAAGTCCAACGGTGATTGGGTGAATACAGATGCTGAGATAGCAAGTAAGGCAATAACGTATTGCTCTAATCTTTTCTCTGGACCGTTGGAGTCTGCTTCCAATATGTTGCACCTCATTCTACCCTTGATTATAGGGGAGGACAATCGCATGTTAGAGGCGGTTCCTTCTATAGAGGAGATTTATCAAGTGGTGAGGGTAATGGAAAAGGACAATGCAACTGGCCCCAATGGATTCATGGGTAAATTTTACACCTTTACGTGGGAGGTTGTTGCTCAAGATGTTTATAATGCGGTACTCAGCTTTTTCTGTGGGGTAGAACTTCCTCGATTCATCACCTCTACCTCGATCGTGCTACTTCCTAAGGTCTTGAATCCACAGGATCTCTCTCAATTTAGACCGATTAGCCTATGTAACTTCTTTAACAAGTTGTTATCTAGAATCTTGGCTGATAGAGTGGCTGGTGTCTtgccaaaaattattttccccaGCAGTCAGGGTTTGTTAAGGGCCGTAATATATCTGAGAACTACCTGCTAG